The following are encoded in a window of Solidesulfovibrio magneticus RS-1 genomic DNA:
- a CDS encoding N-acetylmuramoyl-L-alanine amidase, producing the protein MAGTSVSIRAWTVLGVVLALVLGLSLAPGQAGEALAAKTRAKAAGQVPESAYDKAVGRFDALRKDPASAGRRDLWKELDADFAALAKAGGNTGQGAKALYYQAWTNAELAKRSVLDADYEAAASLYGRLAQSFPTHAWADDALLRRAVILAENLKRPLEAKADLETLVRKYPKGDMAAQARKFLAAFGDAPAAKQAEPAKSAEPAKAAEAPAAKPAAVPTPAKPAAELATPAKPAFLNKAEVEETPGGSRITLTLSRETGYRYQILDQKRPDGAAVKRLYIDLDNARTGPRLASEKRYGKGPVSRVRAGYFTPETVRVVLELESLSGYEIRSETGPFRVVLDVAGDKGRAAPEPAKAEAPAKAAPPAAKETPAQTAAREVKAPATPPPLPSAPAANLRPPEQARKNAGSLIEQFGLTLRTVMIDPGHGGKDPGAQGLSGLTEKDVNLRFAKFLGEALQKKGLSVIYTRTTDVFIPLETRTELANSKGADLFVSVHCNSHTDKTSAGMETYSLNLATTQEAVRVAARENAASQKKISDLQAILTDLMLSAKTAESRDLAKFVQKRSIAAVRGDYPTRDRGPHEAPFFVLIGANMPAVLVELGYVTNPADAQRLSSDAYLRALAQGMTEGILAYKKRLERYANL; encoded by the coding sequence GTGGCGGGCACGAGCGTTTCGATCCGGGCCTGGACGGTCCTGGGCGTCGTCCTGGCGCTTGTCCTGGGGCTGTCCCTGGCTCCGGGACAGGCCGGGGAGGCCCTGGCGGCCAAGACCCGGGCCAAGGCCGCCGGCCAGGTCCCGGAGAGTGCCTACGACAAGGCCGTGGGGCGTTTCGATGCTCTGCGCAAGGACCCGGCCTCGGCCGGCCGGCGCGACCTGTGGAAGGAACTCGACGCGGATTTCGCCGCCCTGGCCAAGGCCGGCGGCAACACGGGTCAAGGGGCCAAGGCATTGTATTATCAGGCCTGGACCAATGCCGAGCTGGCCAAGCGGTCGGTCCTGGACGCCGATTACGAAGCCGCCGCCAGCCTCTACGGCCGGCTCGCCCAGTCCTTCCCCACCCATGCCTGGGCCGATGACGCGCTGCTGCGCCGGGCCGTGATCCTGGCCGAGAACCTCAAGCGTCCCCTGGAGGCCAAGGCCGACCTGGAGACCCTGGTCCGCAAATATCCCAAGGGCGACATGGCCGCCCAGGCCCGAAAATTCCTGGCCGCCTTCGGCGATGCGCCGGCCGCCAAACAGGCCGAGCCGGCCAAGTCCGCCGAACCGGCCAAGGCGGCCGAGGCCCCGGCCGCCAAACCCGCTGCGGTGCCGACCCCAGCCAAGCCGGCCGCCGAGCTGGCCACGCCGGCCAAGCCCGCCTTTCTCAACAAGGCCGAGGTGGAAGAAACGCCGGGCGGCAGCCGGATCACCCTGACGCTCTCCCGGGAGACCGGCTACCGCTACCAGATTCTCGATCAGAAACGTCCGGACGGCGCGGCCGTCAAGCGCCTCTACATCGACCTCGACAACGCCCGAACCGGCCCCAGGCTGGCTTCGGAGAAGCGTTACGGCAAAGGTCCGGTGTCCCGGGTGCGGGCCGGCTATTTCACGCCGGAAACCGTGCGCGTGGTGCTGGAGCTGGAGAGCCTCTCCGGCTACGAGATCCGCTCCGAAACCGGCCCCTTCCGGGTGGTCCTGGACGTGGCCGGCGACAAGGGCCGCGCCGCGCCCGAGCCGGCCAAGGCCGAGGCTCCGGCCAAGGCCGCGCCGCCTGCGGCCAAGGAAACGCCGGCCCAGACCGCCGCCCGGGAGGTCAAGGCTCCGGCCACGCCGCCGCCCTTGCCCTCGGCCCCGGCCGCCAACCTGCGGCCTCCCGAGCAGGCCCGCAAGAACGCCGGCAGCCTCATCGAACAGTTCGGCCTGACCCTGCGCACGGTCATGATCGACCCCGGCCACGGCGGCAAGGACCCCGGAGCCCAGGGTCTGTCCGGGTTGACCGAAAAGGACGTGAACCTGCGATTCGCCAAGTTCCTGGGCGAGGCGCTCCAGAAAAAGGGCTTGAGCGTCATTTATACGCGCACCACCGATGTCTTCATCCCCCTGGAAACGCGCACCGAGCTGGCCAATTCCAAGGGCGCCGACCTTTTCGTCTCGGTGCACTGCAACTCCCACACCGACAAGACCTCGGCCGGCATGGAAACCTATTCCTTAAACCTCGCCACCACCCAGGAAGCCGTCCGTGTGGCCGCCCGGGAAAACGCCGCTTCCCAGAAGAAAATCAGCGACCTGCAAGCCATCCTCACCGACCTCATGCTTTCGGCCAAGACCGCCGAGTCCCGCGACCTGGCGAAATTCGTGCAAAAACGCTCCATCGCCGCCGTGCGCGGCGACTATCCCACCCGCGACCGGGGACCCCACGAAGCGCCGTTTTTCGTGCTCATCGGGGCCAACATGCCGGCCGTGCTGGTGGAGCTGGGTTACGTCACCAATCCGGCCGACGCCCAGCGCCTGTCCTCCGACGCCTATCTGCGCGCCCTGGCCCAGGGCATGACCGAGGGCATCCTGGCCTATAAAAAGCGCCTGGAACGCTACGCCAACCTCTAA
- the glmS gene encoding glutamine--fructose-6-phosphate transaminase (isomerizing), with the protein MCGIIGYCGHRPAVPVIIEGLKRLEYRGYDSAGVAFLQGRDLVSVKAEGKLGNLETKLAAQNVYLATSGVGHTRWATHGLPTEKNAHPHLDASRAIALVHNGIIENYQEIKKELAESGIRCVSETDTEVLAQLLGLYFKEKGSLAEALSAALARVEGSYAVVVVSRDNPGMLYAARKHSPLVLGVGVGENFLASDIPAFLPYTREVVFLDDGEMVRIDAGSWQVMDAATLAPKEKAMRHISWDVAAAQKGGYKHFMLKEIFEQPRVVADCLTGRIDRETGSAWLPELEPLPAPERLFIVACGTSYHAGLWGMYLMEQWAGIPTRVEIASELRYRDPILGPGDTVVAISQSGETADTLAGIQLAKARGAKVIGLCNVVGSSVAREADVVLYTQAGPEISVASTKAMCSQLTLLTLMALVWGRKRGVLPAEVAAKCLPALEALPAELDAALPGMRDRAKALCRVYSEARSFLYLGRGLYYPMALEGALKLKEISYIHAEGYAAGEMKHGPIALIDPKFPSFALAPVDALYPKVKSNLQEVQARGGKIVALTHPGADLDVDHPWEVPAGWGPLATFFMLPALQLFAYEMADYLGKDVDQPRNLAKSVTVE; encoded by the coding sequence ATGTGCGGCATCATCGGATATTGTGGACACCGGCCGGCCGTCCCGGTCATTATCGAAGGTCTCAAACGGCTGGAATACCGGGGCTACGATTCCGCCGGTGTGGCGTTTTTGCAGGGCAGGGACCTCGTGTCCGTCAAGGCCGAGGGCAAGCTCGGCAATCTGGAAACCAAGCTCGCCGCCCAAAACGTCTACCTGGCCACCTCGGGCGTGGGCCACACCCGCTGGGCCACCCACGGGCTGCCCACCGAGAAAAACGCCCATCCCCACCTCGACGCCTCCCGGGCCATCGCCCTGGTCCACAACGGCATCATCGAGAACTATCAAGAGATCAAAAAAGAGTTGGCCGAGTCCGGCATCCGCTGCGTGTCCGAGACCGACACCGAGGTGCTGGCCCAGCTTTTGGGCCTGTATTTCAAGGAAAAAGGCTCCCTGGCCGAGGCGCTCTCCGCTGCCCTGGCCCGGGTCGAAGGCTCCTACGCCGTGGTCGTGGTCAGCCGGGACAACCCGGGGATGCTCTACGCCGCGCGCAAGCATTCGCCCCTGGTCCTGGGCGTGGGCGTTGGCGAAAACTTCCTGGCCTCGGACATTCCGGCCTTTCTGCCCTATACCCGCGAAGTGGTTTTCCTTGACGACGGCGAGATGGTGCGCATCGACGCCGGCTCCTGGCAGGTCATGGACGCGGCCACCCTGGCTCCCAAGGAAAAGGCGATGCGCCACATCTCCTGGGACGTGGCCGCGGCCCAGAAGGGCGGCTACAAGCATTTCATGCTCAAGGAGATTTTCGAGCAGCCCCGCGTTGTCGCCGACTGCCTGACCGGACGGATCGACCGGGAAACGGGATCGGCCTGGCTGCCGGAGCTCGAACCCCTGCCGGCCCCGGAGCGGCTTTTTATCGTGGCCTGCGGCACCTCCTACCACGCCGGCTTATGGGGCATGTACCTCATGGAGCAGTGGGCCGGCATCCCGACCCGGGTGGAGATCGCCTCGGAGTTGCGCTACCGCGACCCCATCCTGGGTCCTGGCGACACGGTGGTCGCCATCAGCCAGTCCGGCGAGACCGCCGACACCCTGGCCGGCATCCAGCTGGCCAAGGCGCGCGGGGCCAAGGTCATCGGGCTGTGCAACGTGGTGGGGTCCAGCGTCGCCCGCGAGGCCGACGTGGTGCTTTATACCCAGGCCGGACCGGAAATTTCCGTGGCCTCCACCAAGGCCATGTGTTCCCAGCTCACCCTGCTCACGCTCATGGCCTTGGTCTGGGGCCGCAAGCGCGGCGTGCTGCCGGCCGAGGTGGCGGCCAAATGCCTGCCGGCCCTGGAAGCCCTGCCGGCCGAACTCGACGCCGCCCTGCCCGGCATGCGCGACCGGGCCAAGGCCCTGTGTCGGGTCTACAGCGAAGCGAGAAGCTTCCTCTACCTCGGTCGGGGGCTGTACTACCCCATGGCCCTGGAAGGGGCGCTCAAGCTCAAGGAAATCTCCTACATCCACGCCGAGGGCTACGCCGCCGGCGAGATGAAGCACGGCCCCATCGCCCTTATCGACCCCAAATTCCCGTCCTTTGCCCTGGCTCCGGTGGACGCGCTCTATCCCAAGGTCAAGTCCAACCTCCAGGAAGTCCAGGCCCGGGGCGGCAAAATCGTGGCGCTGACCCATCCGGGCGCCGACCTCGACGTGGACCATCCCTGGGAGGTGCCGGCCGGCTGGGGACCCCTGGCCACCTTCTTCATGCTGCCTGCGCTGCAGCTTTTCGCCTACGAAATGGCCGACTACCTCGGCAAGGACGTGGACCAGCCCCGAAACCTCGCCAAGAGCGTCACCGTGGAATAG
- a CDS encoding AmiS/UreI family transporter — MTLAILIAISLMWLPVALLFLGYGEAKGTGAICAFVGICVVLGAFINAIQNDAFTAGLLFAHGLLYCVVAYALLAGLDNLRSVGNVSLTVAIISFIYMLLYYHVKGSGYFTLACAGYTVLTLEVWLNAYNKLSAKLLAWSLIIWVPVGLYIPAFLLLSGKPLPF, encoded by the coding sequence ATGACGCTGGCTATCTTGATCGCCATTTCCTTGATGTGGCTGCCCGTGGCTTTGTTGTTTCTCGGCTACGGCGAAGCCAAGGGCACGGGGGCCATCTGCGCCTTTGTCGGCATTTGCGTGGTGCTCGGAGCATTTATCAACGCCATCCAAAACGACGCTTTCACGGCCGGGCTACTTTTTGCCCATGGCCTGCTCTACTGCGTGGTGGCCTATGCGCTGCTGGCCGGCCTGGACAACCTGCGCTCCGTGGGCAACGTGAGCCTCACCGTCGCCATTATCTCCTTTATCTACATGCTGCTGTACTACCACGTGAAAGGCAGCGGCTATTTCACCCTGGCCTGCGCCGGCTACACCGTGCTCACCCTGGAAGTGTGGCTCAACGCCTACAACAAGCTCTCGGCCAAGCTCTTGGCCTGGTCGCTTATCATCTGGGTCCCGGTGGGGCTGTACATCCCCGCCTTCCTGTTGCTTTCGGGCAAGCCGCTGCCCTTCTAG
- a CDS encoding outer membrane homotrimeric porin encodes MKRLLLTILAAVLVTTAAVRAEAATEVRMTGDALVYGNFFANRNFTGWNSAKWINEAGTIQRAGTRTEDRFEIWERFRLRSDFIANEAVKFRLGIKVEDVWGHGTLTAANPQVALEVYQAYLSFKWPGCDVSISAGLQPASIPQSSFFAGSIIFDEDVASLIISAPLIEDHLSMILAYVRTIASDRTYAPTTTSIYSNEEGYMLALPITVEGFKATPWALFGVGGKGGHYLTEAGWAEGLISAGLFAVSPVGWKNNFITALWAGTTLEVTALDPLKFYADVIWGQHGMNEYQKNVRNGWFIDAAVEYTGLTMLTPQAFGFWSTGEDSSTRNGSERMPNFFPGSGRGGEHNGGTQSWNAGNSFLFDGGQELVKGSNMGISPVGAWGFGASLNNVSFIEKLTQRLTFAYVHGNNSSKAIRYANEVLGSNPIFVMGRDLTASEWVMGLNFDTKYMLYENLALIMETGWAHPSAFQQSVWGRRLANKAEDAWKVSFGFKYTF; translated from the coding sequence ATGAAACGCTTACTGCTGACGATCCTGGCCGCCGTTCTGGTCACGACCGCCGCCGTCCGCGCCGAGGCAGCCACCGAAGTGCGGATGACCGGAGACGCCCTGGTCTACGGCAACTTTTTCGCCAACCGCAACTTCACCGGCTGGAACAGCGCCAAATGGATCAATGAGGCCGGAACCATCCAGCGTGCCGGCACCAGGACCGAGGACCGCTTCGAGATCTGGGAGCGCTTTCGCCTGCGCTCGGATTTCATTGCCAATGAAGCCGTCAAGTTCCGCCTGGGCATCAAGGTCGAGGACGTCTGGGGCCATGGCACCCTGACCGCAGCCAATCCCCAGGTGGCCCTCGAAGTCTACCAGGCCTATCTGTCGTTCAAATGGCCCGGTTGCGACGTTTCCATCAGCGCCGGCTTGCAGCCCGCGTCCATACCCCAGAGTTCCTTTTTCGCCGGCAGCATCATTTTCGACGAAGACGTGGCCTCGCTCATCATCAGCGCGCCGCTGATTGAAGACCACCTGAGCATGATCCTGGCCTATGTGCGCACCATTGCCAGCGACCGCACCTACGCCCCCACCACCACCTCGATCTATTCCAACGAAGAAGGCTACATGCTGGCCCTGCCCATCACCGTCGAAGGCTTCAAGGCCACCCCGTGGGCCCTGTTCGGCGTCGGCGGCAAGGGCGGGCACTACCTCACCGAGGCCGGCTGGGCCGAAGGACTCATCTCCGCCGGGCTGTTCGCCGTTTCCCCGGTGGGCTGGAAAAACAACTTCATCACCGCCCTGTGGGCCGGCACCACCCTGGAAGTCACGGCCCTTGATCCGCTCAAGTTCTACGCCGACGTCATCTGGGGCCAGCACGGCATGAACGAATACCAGAAGAACGTCCGCAACGGCTGGTTCATCGACGCCGCCGTCGAATACACTGGCCTGACCATGCTCACCCCCCAGGCCTTCGGCTTCTGGTCCACGGGCGAGGACAGCTCCACCAGAAACGGTTCCGAGCGCATGCCCAACTTCTTCCCCGGCTCCGGCCGCGGCGGCGAACATAACGGCGGCACCCAGTCCTGGAACGCCGGCAACAGCTTCCTCTTCGATGGCGGCCAGGAGCTGGTCAAGGGCTCCAACATGGGCATCTCCCCTGTCGGCGCCTGGGGCTTTGGCGCGTCGCTCAATAACGTGAGCTTCATTGAAAAGCTCACCCAACGCCTGACGTTCGCCTACGTCCACGGCAACAACTCTTCCAAGGCCATCCGCTACGCCAACGAAGTGCTGGGCTCCAACCCCATTTTCGTCATGGGCCGCGACCTGACCGCCAGCGAATGGGTCATGGGACTCAACTTCGACACCAAGTACATGCTGTATGAAAAT